From a single Synechococcales cyanobacterium T60_A2020_003 genomic region:
- a CDS encoding peptidoglycan-binding protein yields the protein MTKILDYQQIDGIFGAKTEQAVKDFQLSQGLTVDGIVGTMTWAALPPDPGTVLLQKGMSESTVVALQNGLKRIQGIDPGAADGIFGPKTDAAVKSYQSQRGVVVDGMVGDRTWWVPAGAAGATLASLCGLTTV from the coding sequence ATGACCAAAATCCTAGACTATCAACAAATTGATGGAATATTCGGTGCTAAAACAGAACAAGCGGTAAAAGACTTTCAGCTTTCCCAGGGGTTAACGGTAGATGGCATTGTGGGAACCATGACCTGGGCAGCTTTACCCCCAGACCCCGGCACCGTCCTCCTCCAAAAAGGGATGAGCGAATCGACCGTTGTAGCGCTGCAGAATGGACTTAAGCGAATCCAAGGGATTGATCCGGGAGCAGCCGACGGCATTTTTGGCCCCAAGACGGACGCTGCCGTCAAGTCCTATCAATCGCAGCGGGGTGTCGTTGTCGATGGAATGGTGGGCGATCGCACATGGTGGGTACCTGCTGGAGCAGCAGGTGCTACATTGGCATCCTTGTGTGGTTTAACAACGGTTTGA
- a CDS encoding adenosine-specific kinase — MEIKTVAIALPEGSNLIFGQTHFIKTVEDLYEIMVSSAAQAKFGIAFCEASGPCLIRVVGNDSALQIAATENAQAIAAGHSFILFMRDAYPINVLNAIKQCPEVCTTYCATANPVEVVLAETAQGRGVLGVIDGFSPKGVEGDDDVRERQSLLRQIGYKL; from the coding sequence ATGGAAATCAAAACAGTTGCGATCGCCCTGCCTGAAGGCAGCAACCTCATTTTTGGCCAAACCCACTTCATCAAAACGGTTGAAGACCTATACGAGATCATGGTCAGCAGTGCAGCCCAGGCGAAGTTTGGCATCGCGTTTTGTGAAGCATCTGGCCCGTGCCTCATTCGGGTCGTAGGCAATGATTCCGCTTTACAAATAGCCGCTACTGAAAATGCTCAGGCCATTGCGGCGGGGCATAGCTTTATTCTGTTCATGAGAGATGCGTATCCGATTAATGTCCTCAACGCCATCAAACAGTGTCCAGAGGTTTGTACAACCTACTGTGCGACGGCTAATCCTGTGGAAGTCGTTTTGGCCGAAACTGCGCAAGGTCGAGGAGTCTTAGGGGTGATCGATGGATTCTCTCCCAAAGGAGTTGAGGGGGATGATGATGTGCGGGAACGTCAAAGTCTGCTGCGCCAGATTGGATATAAACTGTAG